From the Candidatus Abyssobacteria bacterium SURF_5 genome, one window contains:
- the bamD gene encoding outer membrane protein assembly factor BamD → MRRRWFGPASTSYVSEIRFGMRTLLLISLLNVLIFIQPSYAADEIIPGGREFLEGVKLQEAGEYTASIEQYRAASDIYSVVADYALYRMAQCAVKLQDNTLAVSALENLIDRHPASPVRNSAQVQLGLAYFEAGEFARALPVIKAALSKVSSSGEATALKLVLAKIFLEKDDPDMSDSICWQLIHGRPATAEALEAVGMVRRVDTPEKQIAVAKVYLQNKRGSEAFALLDALVNNPDAPHLKPDALLYLAQAVSLNGQKRQAAEIYQRIIDEHPAHRFVPTALYSRAEIFRVNGSLDDALSEYERVVMGFPSHSLSSQALRQRARIFEKLADPREYAEYERILRDYPRSAAAFFAAEHWGVDLYLAKDFEKAQAVFDRLLRLNQSADANAAALFWRAKCLLGAGDSDGARSAFATVIARYGDSYQAFRARAILRLLEAGALVYEQPYSADWNSLFAVDETQIRFVDAAGETIIDAVKPLIEGLDEKAMQRLQFLVVNELPEAKLELEFASSAEQDSETQYALALVLYQLQAYNDSLRIASTLSTVFTDSPRTDRIRHFLYPVAYPHILGASASRYRIDPLFALAVMREESHFRETTVSSSDACGLMQILPRTGKWLAQDHLGLPSFERSDLFLPSVNIELGSYYLRYLLNKFGDNLMLTAAAYNWGETNLRNWMEGAPKQDFDAFVESIPADETRRYIKKVFRTYAIYRGLYSSEPLGLGAS, encoded by the coding sequence GTGCGGCGGCGCTGGTTCGGGCCGGCATCGACGTCATATGTATCTGAGATACGCTTCGGCATGCGCACACTTCTTCTCATATCCCTGCTGAATGTTCTCATTTTCATCCAGCCATCTTATGCCGCAGACGAAATCATTCCGGGAGGACGCGAGTTTCTGGAAGGAGTGAAGCTGCAGGAGGCGGGAGAATATACTGCCTCGATCGAGCAATACCGCGCCGCTTCGGATATTTATTCAGTTGTCGCCGATTATGCTCTGTATCGAATGGCGCAATGTGCGGTGAAGCTGCAGGACAATACTTTGGCAGTTTCGGCTCTTGAAAACCTCATCGACAGGCATCCGGCGTCACCCGTCCGGAATTCCGCTCAGGTACAGCTTGGACTTGCTTATTTCGAAGCAGGCGAGTTTGCTCGAGCTCTCCCCGTCATAAAAGCCGCGCTTTCCAAGGTCAGTTCTTCGGGCGAGGCGACTGCGTTGAAGCTGGTGCTGGCAAAAATTTTCCTGGAGAAGGATGATCCGGACATGAGCGACAGCATCTGCTGGCAGTTGATCCATGGCCGACCGGCAACGGCGGAAGCGCTTGAGGCGGTCGGCATGGTGCGGCGCGTGGACACCCCGGAAAAACAAATAGCTGTGGCTAAAGTATATCTGCAGAACAAGAGGGGAAGCGAAGCGTTTGCTCTCCTGGACGCTCTGGTGAATAATCCTGATGCGCCGCACCTGAAGCCCGATGCACTCCTTTACCTGGCGCAGGCGGTATCGCTGAACGGACAAAAGCGGCAGGCCGCAGAGATATATCAGCGGATAATCGATGAACACCCGGCCCACCGTTTTGTGCCGACCGCATTATACAGCCGGGCGGAGATTTTTCGAGTCAATGGATCGTTGGATGATGCGCTCTCCGAATACGAGCGGGTAGTTATGGGCTTTCCTTCGCACTCTCTCTCATCACAGGCGCTGCGACAGCGCGCACGGATTTTTGAGAAACTGGCTGATCCTCGCGAATATGCGGAGTACGAGAGGATTCTTCGAGATTATCCTCGTTCGGCGGCGGCCTTTTTTGCAGCGGAGCACTGGGGGGTGGATCTTTACCTCGCGAAAGATTTTGAGAAAGCACAGGCTGTTTTCGACCGGTTGCTGCGGCTTAACCAGAGCGCCGATGCCAATGCCGCCGCCCTTTTCTGGCGGGCAAAGTGTTTGCTGGGCGCCGGAGATTCTGACGGCGCGAGATCGGCCTTTGCTACGGTCATTGCCAGGTACGGCGATTCGTATCAAGCTTTTCGCGCGCGCGCGATTCTGCGATTGCTTGAAGCGGGCGCCTTGGTCTACGAGCAGCCCTATTCTGCCGACTGGAACTCCCTGTTTGCAGTTGACGAGACGCAAATACGCTTTGTCGATGCGGCTGGCGAAACCATTATCGATGCCGTCAAACCCTTGATTGAAGGGCTGGATGAGAAGGCAATGCAGCGTCTTCAATTTCTAGTGGTCAATGAGCTTCCGGAGGCGAAGCTGGAGCTTGAGTTTGCTTCCAGCGCCGAACAGGACTCCGAAACTCAGTACGCCCTGGCGCTTGTCCTGTATCAGTTACAGGCTTACAACGATTCGCTCCGCATTGCATCCACGCTCAGTACGGTTTTTACCGATTCCCCTCGAACCGATCGTATCAGGCACTTCTTGTACCCGGTTGCGTATCCCCATATCCTGGGTGCAAGCGCTTCGCGATACCGAATCGACCCCCTGTTTGCGCTTGCGGTCATGCGAGAGGAAAGCCATTTTCGAGAGACCACGGTCTCATCCTCGGACGCCTGCGGTCTGATGCAGATTTTGCCGCGGACAGGCAAATGGCTGGCGCAGGATCATTTAGGATTGCCCTCTTTCGAGCGATCGGACCTGTTTCTGCCGTCCGTCAATATCGAGCTTGGCAGTTACTACCTGCGCTACCTGCTCAACAAATTCGGGGACAACCTGATGCTGACGGCTGCTGCGTATAACTGGGGGGAGACCAACCTCAGGAACTGGATGGAGGGCGCGCCGAAACAGGATTTCGATGCCTTCGTTGAGAGCATCCCCGCCGATGAGACGCGCAGGTACATAAAGAAGGTCTTCAGAACCTACGCGATTTACCGGGGTCTTTATTCGAGCGAGCCCCTCGGATTGGGCGCGTCCTAA
- a CDS encoding DUF523 domain-containing protein has translation MIGASACLVGLKTRYDGTSATDRRVHELFLQGKVIPFCPEQLGGLSTPRLRAEIAAGTGEDVIDGKSAVLSEDGTDVTLQYLRGAGEVVRVAGELGIKVFYVKSNSPSCGFGRIHIGGELTEGNGVCAAALVRAGIDVICI, from the coding sequence GTGATTGGGGCAAGCGCATGCCTTGTCGGCTTGAAGACCCGATATGACGGAACTTCGGCGACCGATCGCCGCGTCCATGAGCTGTTTCTTCAGGGAAAAGTCATTCCGTTTTGTCCGGAGCAATTGGGCGGGCTCAGCACGCCGCGTTTGCGAGCGGAGATTGCGGCCGGAACGGGCGAGGATGTGATCGATGGCAAGTCAGCGGTTCTGTCGGAGGACGGGACGGATGTTACGCTTCAATATCTTCGTGGAGCCGGCGAGGTGGTACGAGTGGCGGGGGAGCTCGGAATAAAAGTATTTTACGTTAAGAGCAATAGCCCCTCGTGCGGATTCGGCCGCATTCATATTGGGGGAGAACTCACTGAAGGAAACGGTGTATGTGCGGCGGCGCTGGTTCGGGCCGGCATCGACGTCATATGTATCTGA
- the nth gene encoding endonuclease III, which produces MSPIESLNEKKKRARKIFSLLRKEYPDARPELEYSNPLELLVATILSAQCTDERVNQVTRILFKKYRSPQDYVRVPDEELEREIRSTGFFRSKTKSIKGSCRMLIEKFRGEVPRTMDEILELPGVARKTGNIVLSHAYGVIAGIAVDTHVKRLSQRLGLTEHTEPGKIEIDLCALLPKKDWPMFSDVLIFHGRRVCYARKPAHDRCVVRDLCPSRDI; this is translated from the coding sequence ATGTCCCCCATCGAATCGCTGAATGAAAAGAAGAAGCGGGCGCGAAAAATATTCTCGCTCCTGAGAAAAGAATATCCGGACGCGCGCCCGGAACTCGAGTACTCGAATCCGCTGGAACTGCTGGTAGCCACCATTCTCTCCGCACAATGCACGGATGAGCGCGTGAATCAGGTGACAAGAATCCTCTTCAAGAAATATCGTTCTCCTCAGGATTACGTGAGGGTGCCGGACGAAGAACTGGAGCGTGAAATCCGCTCGACCGGCTTTTTCAGAAGCAAAACCAAAAGCATTAAAGGATCGTGCCGGATGCTCATCGAGAAATTCCGTGGTGAAGTTCCCCGCACCATGGATGAGATACTCGAGTTGCCCGGCGTGGCGAGGAAGACCGGCAACATTGTCCTCTCGCACGCGTATGGTGTTATCGCCGGAATAGCGGTGGACACGCACGTCAAGCGGCTCTCTCAGCGGCTGGGTCTCACCGAGCACACGGAGCCCGGCAAGATCGAAATCGACCTGTGCGCGCTCCTGCCGAAGAAAGACTGGCCCATGTTCTCCGACGTGCTGATCTTCCATGGCAGGCGCGTGTGCTACGCCCGCAAGCCGGCTCACGATCGTTGCGTCGTGCGGGATTTATGTCCGTCTCGCGACATCTGA
- a CDS encoding MBL fold metallo-hydrolase, with the protein MVDTRQVQVAEGVYWVGAVDWNVRTFHGFTYTTPRGTTYNAYLILDDKIALVDTVYAPFTNEMMSRIGTYVDPSKIDYVIANHVETDHSGALAAILSVAKNAKLVCDARCKDGLEKNYFGNWDYQIVKTGDTISLGKKTLSFIEAPMLHWPDSMFTYIPQEELLLPNDAFGQHLASTERFAEDYDRAVLMEEAAKYYANILMPLSPLVLKKIEEIGKLKLSIKTIAPSHGLIWRNPETIITAYTRWASGESEKAVLVVYDTMWGATEKMAKAIVEGIVSEDVSAKLVRIAVSDRSEAVRDCLLMKGLVVGSSTINAGMLPTLSPFLEDLRGLKPRKKIGAAFGSHGWGGGGAKAVDKILREMGVDVAADPVTVKYMPDQDELRKCFELGASVARRVKS; encoded by the coding sequence ATGGTTGATACTCGTCAGGTACAAGTGGCGGAAGGTGTCTACTGGGTCGGAGCCGTCGATTGGAATGTCCGCACTTTCCATGGATTCACATACACCACTCCGCGCGGAACAACGTATAATGCATACTTGATCCTGGACGACAAGATCGCTCTCGTGGATACTGTCTATGCGCCTTTTACCAATGAGATGATGAGCAGGATCGGCACGTACGTAGACCCTTCGAAGATCGATTACGTCATCGCTAACCACGTCGAGACCGATCATTCCGGCGCGCTGGCGGCCATACTTTCGGTCGCAAAAAACGCCAAGCTGGTCTGCGATGCCCGCTGCAAGGATGGCCTCGAGAAAAATTATTTCGGCAACTGGGATTACCAGATCGTCAAGACCGGCGACACTATCAGCCTGGGGAAGAAAACCCTCAGCTTCATTGAGGCGCCGATGCTGCACTGGCCGGACAGCATGTTCACTTACATACCTCAGGAGGAACTTCTGCTCCCGAACGACGCGTTCGGCCAACATCTTGCCTCGACGGAACGCTTTGCCGAGGATTACGACCGGGCGGTACTGATGGAGGAGGCGGCAAAATATTATGCCAACATCCTCATGCCGCTCTCGCCCCTTGTTCTCAAAAAAATCGAAGAGATCGGCAAGCTGAAATTGAGCATCAAGACTATCGCCCCCAGCCACGGCCTCATCTGGCGCAATCCCGAGACCATTATTACGGCCTATACTCGCTGGGCGAGCGGCGAATCCGAAAAGGCCGTGCTGGTTGTGTACGACACGATGTGGGGCGCCACGGAGAAGATGGCGAAGGCCATTGTGGAAGGTATTGTATCCGAAGACGTGTCGGCAAAGCTTGTTCGCATCGCCGTCTCCGACCGCAGCGAAGCCGTAAGGGATTGCCTGTTGATGAAGGGGCTGGTGGTCGGCTCTTCCACAATCAATGCCGGAATGCTGCCCACGCTGTCGCCTTTCCTGGAAGATCTGCGGGGGCTCAAGCCGCGGAAAAAGATCGGCGCTGCATTCGGCTCGCATGGCTGGGGCGGCGGAGGCGCAAAGGCCGTTGATAAGATACTGCGGGAAATGGGAGTCGATGTCGCCGCAGATCCTGTTACCGTCAAGTACATGCCGGACCAGGATGAACTGCGCAAGTGCTTTGAACTGGGCGCATCGGTCGCTCGCAGAGTCAAGTCCTGA
- a CDS encoding nucleoside deaminase yields MMKHEDYMQVALREAQKALDIEEVPVGAVIVHEGQIIAKAHNQRELLRDPTAHAEMIAITQAAEHLKSWRLEKTVMYITLEPCPMCAGAIVLARIPQVVFGASDPKTGAAGSLMNILQDARLNHQVTLVKGVLEEQCGLILRDFFIRLRGRGY; encoded by the coding sequence ATGATGAAGCACGAAGATTACATGCAGGTAGCGCTGAGAGAGGCGCAGAAGGCTCTCGATATCGAGGAAGTGCCGGTTGGTGCGGTCATCGTCCATGAGGGCCAAATAATCGCCAAGGCGCACAATCAGCGGGAGTTGTTGCGCGATCCGACAGCCCACGCGGAAATGATCGCGATCACTCAGGCGGCCGAGCATTTGAAGAGTTGGCGCCTCGAAAAAACGGTGATGTATATAACGCTGGAGCCCTGCCCCATGTGCGCGGGCGCGATCGTGCTTGCAAGGATTCCTCAAGTGGTCTTCGGCGCGAGTGATCCGAAAACCGGGGCGGCCGGCTCATTGATGAACATCCTGCAAGACGCTCGCCTCAACCACCAGGTGACGTTGGTGAAGGGCGTTCTGGAGGAGCAGTGCGGTTTGATCCTTCGTGATTTTTTCATTCGGCTTCGCGGGCGGGGCTATTGA
- a CDS encoding tetratricopeptide repeat protein → MKKIYLLAQIFMLVLISAGCATGARAGGAGASSVQFSGGATPAPISKAYSHYLHGLLQLQAKDFDGAIESLKKAAEIDPEAARIHVHLSRAYLAKGMNEMSVIEALRAINLDPDDYNAHMLLGALYAHQARYDEANEHFQEVVRIRPNDITAITSIAEVFEANRDFYNLIEIYRKVIEIRPDLEWAYNKLALTYLKLGHPDKATAELQKGLEMFPQNPNLIYNLGVVYEMQGDVDEAIAQYETLISLSPDNTEARKKLGLLYSGREDWDKAIQQYEALVEMRPFMLNFKKALGLLYMRTGQLEKARLQFEETIEKDSSDATSHYLLGTVYQEQGKLDEALNHYAQVTELDEDALRAYLRLGTLYGAKDMPDMVIKAFTKAIELGAKNEPVYLMLGAAYHQRQDYEQAIAAFKEAVSIRPESEVGHFRLAIVYEETDRFDESVEELRKTIELNPENAEALNYLGYMFAEKGIHLEEAESLVNRALEIQPDNGYFLDSLGWIYYQRSDYQRALEILEKAVENVEEDDPIVREHLGDIYLKLNQPEKAKEQWERARELDPENDSLLKKIEEMPSHPPSVLNSPAREAE, encoded by the coding sequence ATGAAGAAGATATATCTGCTCGCTCAAATATTCATGCTGGTCTTGATATCCGCCGGGTGTGCGACGGGAGCGCGTGCGGGAGGCGCGGGCGCATCGTCCGTGCAGTTTTCCGGGGGGGCGACGCCGGCTCCTATCTCCAAGGCCTATTCCCATTATCTGCACGGCCTGCTTCAACTGCAGGCGAAAGATTTTGACGGGGCGATCGAGTCTCTCAAGAAGGCGGCCGAGATCGATCCTGAAGCCGCGCGCATCCACGTGCACCTGTCGAGGGCATATCTGGCAAAAGGCATGAATGAGATGTCGGTCATAGAGGCGTTGCGCGCAATCAATCTTGACCCGGACGATTACAACGCCCACATGCTACTCGGCGCTCTTTATGCGCACCAGGCGCGGTACGACGAGGCAAACGAACATTTTCAGGAAGTCGTTCGCATTCGACCGAATGATATTACCGCCATCACTTCGATTGCGGAGGTCTTCGAAGCAAACCGCGACTTCTATAACTTGATCGAGATATACCGAAAAGTCATCGAAATCAGACCGGACCTCGAGTGGGCGTACAATAAATTGGCCCTTACCTATCTGAAACTCGGGCATCCCGATAAGGCGACCGCAGAACTTCAGAAGGGGCTGGAGATGTTCCCGCAGAACCCCAACCTCATCTACAATCTCGGAGTCGTCTATGAGATGCAGGGAGATGTCGATGAGGCCATAGCGCAATACGAAACGCTTATATCCCTCTCGCCGGACAACACCGAGGCGCGAAAGAAACTCGGCCTCTTGTATTCAGGCAGAGAAGACTGGGACAAAGCCATTCAACAGTATGAAGCCCTCGTAGAAATGCGGCCGTTCATGCTTAATTTCAAGAAAGCGCTCGGTCTCCTTTATATGCGGACGGGACAACTTGAAAAGGCGCGCCTGCAGTTTGAAGAGACGATTGAAAAGGATTCCAGTGACGCCACTTCGCACTACCTGCTGGGGACGGTTTATCAAGAGCAGGGAAAACTGGATGAAGCGCTGAACCATTATGCGCAGGTGACCGAACTGGATGAAGACGCGCTGCGCGCGTATCTGCGGCTCGGGACTCTTTACGGGGCAAAGGACATGCCCGATATGGTGATAAAGGCATTCACCAAAGCAATCGAGCTCGGGGCAAAAAACGAGCCGGTTTATCTGATGCTTGGCGCCGCATATCATCAACGGCAGGATTACGAGCAAGCGATCGCGGCGTTCAAGGAAGCGGTTTCGATACGGCCCGAGAGCGAGGTTGGACATTTCCGCCTTGCCATTGTGTATGAAGAAACGGATCGGTTTGATGAGTCGGTCGAAGAGTTGAGGAAAACAATTGAACTCAACCCGGAAAACGCCGAGGCGCTGAATTACCTCGGGTACATGTTTGCGGAAAAGGGAATCCACCTCGAGGAGGCCGAATCTTTAGTCAACCGCGCACTCGAGATCCAGCCCGATAATGGTTATTTCCTTGACAGCCTCGGCTGGATATACTATCAACGCAGCGATTATCAGAGGGCGCTGGAGATTCTTGAGAAGGCAGTGGAAAACGTTGAGGAAGACGACCCGATCGTCCGCGAACATCTCGGCGATATCTACCTGAAGTTGAACCAGCCGGAGAAGGCGAAGGAACAGTGGGAGCGCGCTCGAGAACTCGATCCCGAAAACGATTCACTGCTCAAAAAGATAGAGGAAATGCCTTCGCACCCGCCGTCTGTCCTCAATAGCCCCGCCCGCGAAGCCGAATGA
- a CDS encoding ribonuclease HII, with protein sequence MSRWTRRQMAAFIEDLAGKNLCEIKEILASLSPPYPRKLLDALESDSRAGAVKLWRELKAKQNADAQVRRRVQHMLQHEAQAKAEGFAVVAGVDEVGRGCLAGPVVAAAVILTSSLERLPAINDSKLLTDAQRREALALIAGAADMGVGVVSVEQIDRINIHNASILAFRLAIEDLDAAPDLVLIDGRHRSTLGIPQRTIIKGDRLSMSVAAASIVAKVTRDEMMLEFDRKHPVYGFAHNKGYGTSDHLAALKEHGISAIHRRSFAPVKEFLNPLLL encoded by the coding sequence ATGAGCCGCTGGACGAGGCGACAAATGGCGGCCTTCATTGAAGATCTTGCCGGCAAAAATCTTTGTGAGATCAAGGAAATTCTGGCATCGTTGAGCCCGCCCTACCCGAGGAAGCTCCTCGATGCCCTGGAGAGCGATTCGCGAGCCGGCGCCGTCAAGCTGTGGAGGGAATTGAAGGCAAAACAGAACGCCGACGCGCAGGTCAGGCGGCGCGTGCAGCATATGTTGCAGCACGAGGCGCAGGCGAAAGCGGAAGGTTTTGCGGTAGTGGCCGGAGTCGACGAGGTGGGACGCGGGTGCCTTGCCGGACCCGTAGTAGCGGCCGCCGTTATCCTGACATCGTCTCTCGAGCGGTTGCCCGCCATAAATGACTCGAAGTTACTCACTGATGCGCAGCGGCGTGAGGCTCTTGCTTTAATAGCCGGAGCGGCTGACATGGGAGTGGGCGTGGTCAGTGTCGAGCAGATCGATCGCATCAATATCCATAATGCAAGCATTCTCGCCTTCCGGCTGGCAATCGAGGATCTTGATGCCGCCCCGGATCTAGTGCTTATCGATGGGCGCCACCGGAGCACGCTCGGTATCCCACAGCGGACGATAATCAAGGGCGACCGTCTTTCCATGTCGGTGGCGGCTGCTTCCATTGTCGCGAAAGTGACCAGAGACGAGATGATGCTTGAATTCGATAGGAAGCATCCGGTGTATGGTTTCGCGCACAATAAAGGATATGGGACCTCCGATCACCTGGCCGCCCTCAAGGAGCATGGAATATCCGCCATTCACCGCCGGAGCTTTGCGCCGGTAAAGGAATTTTTGAATCCCTTATTGCTATGA
- a CDS encoding 50S ribosomal protein L19, which translates to MNIIDTIEQEQLRKDIPEFTIGDTVRVHLKVLEAGRERVQVFEGAVIGRKGTGLRETFTVRKVTFGIGVERVFPLHSPKIQEVEVVTRGRVRRAKLYYLRERVGKKARVRTKRARFAGKTPE; encoded by the coding sequence ATGAACATTATTGACACAATCGAACAGGAACAGCTTCGGAAGGACATCCCCGAATTTACGATAGGTGATACCGTCCGCGTCCATCTGAAAGTGCTTGAAGCGGGGCGAGAGCGCGTTCAGGTCTTTGAGGGAGCTGTGATCGGGCGCAAAGGAACCGGGTTGCGTGAAACGTTTACCGTCAGGAAGGTCACATTCGGTATCGGTGTCGAGCGCGTTTTTCCTTTGCATTCTCCAAAAATTCAGGAAGTTGAAGTTGTGACTCGCGGGAGAGTGAGACGGGCGAAGCTTTATTATCTCAGGGAGCGCGTCGGGAAGAAAGCGCGCGTGCGCACCAAACGGGCGCGTTTCGCCGGGAAAACTCCCGAGTAG
- the trmD gene encoding tRNA (guanosine(37)-N1)-methyltransferase TrmD yields the protein MNIFVLTLFPGMLAGPLSESIIGRAVERAIISVTLVDLRDYCGGKHRQADDKPYGGSSGMVLMPEPIFKAVESLPLDVTRTRIILTSAQGKLFNQQKARELALERDLVIICGRYEGVDERVVAGLATDELSIGDYVLTGGEVPALVMIDAICRLIPGVIGSPESLEQDSFSEGLLGYPQYTRPPDIRGMRVPDVLLSGHHAEITKWRRREAIRKTFQNRRELLERTSLSEEEKQFIEELKRAER from the coding sequence ATGAATATTTTCGTTTTGACGCTTTTCCCCGGCATGCTTGCAGGGCCGCTCTCGGAAAGCATCATCGGGCGCGCTGTCGAACGAGCGATCATTTCCGTTACACTTGTTGATTTGAGGGATTATTGCGGGGGAAAGCATCGCCAGGCGGACGATAAGCCGTATGGCGGCAGCTCGGGGATGGTTCTGATGCCCGAGCCCATCTTCAAAGCTGTTGAGTCACTCCCGCTGGATGTGACACGCACCCGCATAATTTTGACCAGTGCGCAGGGCAAATTGTTCAATCAGCAGAAGGCGCGCGAGCTGGCCCTCGAGCGCGACCTGGTCATCATTTGCGGCAGGTATGAAGGAGTGGACGAGCGGGTGGTCGCCGGACTGGCGACCGATGAACTCTCGATCGGAGATTATGTTCTGACGGGAGGCGAAGTCCCGGCACTCGTGATGATCGACGCCATATGCAGGCTGATTCCCGGAGTGATCGGCTCGCCCGAGTCGCTCGAACAGGATTCTTTCAGTGAAGGGCTGCTCGGATACCCACAGTATACGCGGCCCCCGGACATTCGCGGTATGCGAGTGCCGGATGTCCTGCTTTCGGGCCATCACGCCGAGATAACAAAATGGCGCCGACGCGAGGCAATACGGAAGACATTTCAAAACCGGAGAGAGTTGCTCGAGAGGACTTCGCTGTCAGAAGAGGAAAAGCAATTTATCGAGGAGCTTAAGCGAGCGGAAAGGTGA
- the rimM gene encoding 16S rRNA processing protein RimM has product MTWGRLSGSTGARQNRCARCSMRPRPKIIFEWCLRLSSSRGKGHGSRSPDKDDVIIGKVISVNVPRRELRIAPDTSHPERFHLLRQLRLKTRENQTLVFPVASVRVIENRVIVQVNNLSADEIAAARGALVYVLRAERFPLPKNEYYIDDLVGLVVKDTGGQIVGRVTDVWRTPANDIYRVLDDRGRETLLPAIEDVIVEVDIERGELIADVSVLE; this is encoded by the coding sequence ATGACATGGGGCAGGTTATCGGGAAGCACGGGCGCACGGCAAAATCGATGCGCACGTTGCTCAATGCGGCCGCGACCAAAGATAATATTCGAGTGGTGCTTGAGATTGTCGAGTAGCCGAGGAAAGGGCCATGGCAGTCGCAGCCCTGACAAAGACGACGTCATTATTGGCAAGGTAATTTCGGTCAATGTCCCGCGGCGCGAGTTGCGAATCGCGCCCGACACAAGCCATCCTGAACGTTTCCATTTACTGCGCCAGCTCCGCCTCAAGACCAGGGAGAATCAAACCCTCGTTTTCCCCGTCGCCTCGGTGCGGGTGATTGAAAACCGGGTAATCGTACAGGTGAACAACCTGAGCGCTGATGAGATAGCGGCGGCACGGGGAGCGCTAGTATATGTTTTGCGCGCGGAGCGCTTTCCTCTTCCCAAGAATGAGTATTATATTGACGATCTGGTCGGCCTTGTTGTGAAGGACACGGGCGGGCAAATCGTCGGCCGGGTTACCGACGTATGGCGCACACCGGCAAACGATATCTACCGGGTGCTCGACGACCGGGGCAGGGAGACGCTGTTGCCGGCGATTGAAGATGTGATCGTTGAGGTCGACATCGAGCGCGGCGAACTCATAGCGGACGTATCTGTTCTCGAGTAG
- a CDS encoding KH domain-containing protein, which yields MKELVEYIAKALVDHPEAVQVNVVEGGKTKVLELRVHPDDMGQVIGKHGRTAKSMRTLLNAAATKDNIRVVLEIVE from the coding sequence ATGAAAGAGCTGGTGGAGTACATCGCGAAGGCGCTCGTTGACCACCCCGAAGCCGTTCAAGTCAATGTAGTCGAGGGCGGGAAAACCAAAGTGCTCGAGTTGAGAGTTCATCCGGATGACATGGGGCAGGTTATCGGGAAGCACGGGCGCACGGCAAAATCGATGCGCACGTTGCTCAATGCGGCCGCGACCAAAGATAATATTCGAGTGGTGCTTGAGATTGTCGAGTAG
- a CDS encoding 30S ribosomal protein S16 has product MPVKIRLMRVGRKKVDQYRLVVSDSRSPRDGRFLENIGYYHPQQEPSKVVIDEERALYWLDKGAIPSEKVHSLLKKQGILSKVSSPKSTKAE; this is encoded by the coding sequence ATGCCGGTGAAGATCCGACTGATGCGAGTCGGAAGGAAAAAGGTGGATCAGTATCGTCTGGTTGTTTCAGATTCGAGAAGTCCGCGCGACGGGCGATTTCTGGAAAACATTGGATACTATCATCCCCAGCAAGAGCCGTCGAAAGTGGTGATTGATGAAGAACGCGCTCTTTACTGGCTTGACAAGGGAGCAATTCCCTCGGAGAAGGTGCATAGCCTGCTGAAGAAGCAAGGTATCCTCAGCAAGGTTTCCTCGCCAAAATCGACGAAAGCAGAGTGA